The Variovorax paradoxus B4 genome includes a region encoding these proteins:
- the tnpB gene encoding IS66 family insertion sequence element accessory protein TnpB (TnpB, as the term is used for proteins encoded by IS66 family insertion elements, is considered an accessory protein, since TnpC, encoded by a neighboring gene, is a DDE family transposase.), with translation MIGLPTSTRVWIVAGHTDMRKGFNGLSAMVQTALEANPFCGHVFVFRGRRGDMLKVLWFDGQGLLILAKRLERGRFVWPQAVSGKVSLTPAQLSMLLEGIDWRMPTRTDQPVLAA, from the coding sequence GTGATCGGCCTGCCCACGAGCACCCGCGTCTGGATCGTCGCGGGCCACACCGACATGAGGAAGGGATTCAACGGCCTGTCAGCGATGGTGCAGACGGCGCTGGAGGCCAACCCCTTCTGCGGCCACGTCTTCGTCTTCCGCGGCCGGCGCGGCGACATGCTGAAGGTCCTATGGTTCGATGGCCAGGGCCTGCTGATCCTGGCCAAGCGTTTGGAGCGAGGCCGCTTCGTCTGGCCGCAGGCTGTGTCGGGCAAGGTCTCGCTGACCCCGGCGCAGTTGTCCATGCTGCTCGAAGGCATCGACTGGCGCATGCCGACGCGCACCGATCAGCCCGTGCTCGCGGCTTGA
- a CDS encoding PH domain-containing protein produces MGLLDGMLGNAAKIDPAKIQQEFGQILAKGEVVEHAYQLIRDYFVFTDKRFVLVDKQGITGSKIEYHSIPYKSITHFSVETAGTFDLDAELKIWISGTVAPIQKQFNKKLSIYEVQSVLAGYVLR; encoded by the coding sequence ATGGGACTACTTGACGGAATGCTTGGAAATGCAGCCAAGATCGACCCGGCGAAGATTCAGCAAGAGTTCGGCCAGATACTGGCGAAGGGGGAAGTGGTCGAGCACGCCTACCAGCTAATCCGCGACTACTTCGTGTTCACCGACAAGCGTTTCGTCTTGGTTGACAAACAAGGCATCACGGGGAGCAAGATCGAATACCACTCGATTCCCTACAAGAGCATCACCCACTTCAGCGTAGAGACCGCCGGTACATTCGATCTCGATGCCGAACTCAAGATATGGATCTCGGGAACGGTTGCTCCGATCCAGAAGCAGTTCAACAAAAAGCTCAGCATCTACGAGGTGCAGAGCGTATTGGCCGGCTATGTGCTCAGGTGA
- the tnpA gene encoding IS66-like element accessory protein TnpA, with the protein MNDQDTPSKRRRREHSPMFKRELVARSLVPGASVAAVALEAGINSNLLFAWRRMHLSAQEQPQTPAPSEPSPMLLPVTIEAAPVEPCPSPTVAAPRQPAGTIEIDVGGARVRLRGAVDEASVRHVLQTLKALA; encoded by the coding sequence ATGAACGATCAAGACACCCCGAGCAAACGCCGTAGGCGCGAGCACAGCCCGATGTTCAAGCGCGAATTGGTCGCGCGCAGCCTGGTTCCCGGTGCGTCGGTGGCAGCCGTCGCGCTGGAGGCCGGCATCAACTCGAACCTCCTGTTCGCATGGCGCCGGATGCATCTGAGTGCACAAGAGCAGCCCCAGACGCCGGCGCCGTCCGAGCCCTCGCCGATGCTGTTGCCCGTCACCATTGAAGCCGCGCCGGTTGAGCCATGCCCCTCACCAACGGTGGCGGCGCCTCGCCAACCTGCCGGGACCATCGAGATCGACGTCGGCGGTGCGCGGGTTCGACTGCGCGGCGCGGTCGACGAAGCCAGCGTGCGCCATGTCCTGCAGACGCTGAAGGCGCTGGCGTGA
- a CDS encoding ShlB/FhaC/HecB family hemolysin secretion/activation protein: MLAGVLLGGPLLAQAQVSSTPQPFVEQQRQQERERALREQNERTVDQRLQAAPPAPTQRIPESEAPCFRIDRVLLVGEQAEAFQWAVADLSGPEGNDSPLGRCLGTPGVNVVLARAQQAAIARGFVTTRVLAAPQDLSTGTLTLSLVPGRIAAIRTTPDSSSTLLGSGALLGSAIPARPGDLLNLRDIEQGLENLKRAPTAEADIQIEPSTAPDAKPGDSDLVVKYVQAKKWRLTLSLDDSGTEATGRYQAGATLSLDNPFGLNDLFYVSANHNLNGHVFSDPAKGTEGQTVHYSLPYGYWMLGLTASNSQYHQRVAGLNQDYVYAGKTNNAEVKLSRLLYRDQSRKTTLALKGFRRESRNFVDDTEVEVQHRVVGGWELGLNHKEFIGDATLEGTLAYKHGTGGFGSIAAPEETFGEGTSRMRLYTAELSLNAPFKLGEQKLRYSGLVRAQWNRTPLMSQDRFAIGGRYTVRGFDGETSLMGERGWLIRNDIGWAMGQSGAELYVGADYGHVGGRSTADLPGRSLAGAVIGVRGQWSKLSYDFFMGAPIRKPEGYRTAKTTFGFNLNASF; this comes from the coding sequence ATGCTGGCCGGTGTGCTGCTGGGCGGCCCCTTGTTGGCTCAAGCGCAGGTCTCCAGCACGCCGCAACCCTTTGTCGAACAGCAACGCCAGCAGGAACGCGAACGCGCCCTGCGCGAGCAGAACGAGCGCACGGTGGACCAGCGGCTGCAGGCCGCGCCACCCGCGCCTACCCAGCGCATTCCCGAATCCGAAGCCCCGTGCTTTCGCATCGACCGCGTATTACTGGTCGGCGAGCAGGCCGAGGCCTTCCAGTGGGCGGTGGCCGATCTGTCCGGCCCCGAGGGCAACGATTCACCACTGGGCCGGTGCCTCGGCACGCCGGGTGTGAACGTGGTGCTCGCCCGCGCCCAGCAGGCGGCGATTGCGCGCGGCTTTGTCACCACCCGGGTACTTGCTGCGCCGCAGGACCTGTCCACCGGCACCCTGACCTTGTCGCTGGTGCCCGGGCGCATCGCGGCCATCCGGACCACGCCGGATTCTTCCTCCACGCTGCTGGGCAGCGGCGCCTTGCTGGGGTCCGCCATCCCCGCCCGCCCGGGCGATTTGCTGAACCTGCGCGACATCGAGCAGGGCCTGGAGAACCTCAAGCGCGCCCCCACGGCCGAGGCCGACATCCAGATCGAACCCTCCACCGCACCCGATGCCAAGCCGGGCGACAGCGACCTGGTGGTCAAGTACGTGCAGGCCAAGAAGTGGCGCCTCACCCTGAGCCTGGACGACAGCGGCACCGAGGCCACGGGCCGCTACCAGGCCGGCGCCACGCTGTCGCTGGACAACCCCTTCGGGCTGAACGACCTGTTCTATGTCAGCGCCAACCACAACCTCAACGGCCACGTCTTCAGCGACCCGGCCAAGGGCACCGAAGGCCAGACGGTGCACTACTCGCTGCCCTACGGCTACTGGATGCTGGGCCTCACGGCCTCCAACAGCCAGTACCACCAGCGCGTGGCCGGGCTGAACCAGGACTATGTCTACGCGGGCAAGACCAACAACGCCGAGGTCAAGCTCTCGCGCCTGCTGTACCGCGACCAGAGCCGCAAGACCACGCTGGCGCTGAAGGGCTTCCGGCGCGAATCGCGCAACTTCGTGGACGACACCGAGGTCGAGGTGCAGCACCGGGTGGTGGGGGGCTGGGAGCTCGGGCTGAACCACAAGGAGTTCATCGGCGACGCGACGCTGGAAGGCACGCTCGCCTACAAGCATGGCACGGGCGGCTTCGGGTCGATCGCAGCGCCGGAGGAGACGTTCGGCGAGGGCACCTCGCGCATGCGGCTGTACACGGCCGAGCTGAGCCTGAACGCGCCGTTCAAGCTGGGCGAGCAGAAGCTGCGCTACTCGGGCCTGGTCCGCGCGCAATGGAACCGCACGCCGCTGATGTCACAGGACAGGTTTGCCATCGGCGGGCGCTACACAGTGCGCGGCTTCGACGGCGAGACGAGCCTGATGGGCGAGCGCGGCTGGCTGATCCGCAACGACATCGGCTGGGCCATGGGGCAGAGCGGGGCGGAGCTGTATGTCGGTGCCGACTACGGGCATGTCGGCGGGCGCTCCACCGCGGACCTGCCGGGCCGCAGCCTCGCGGGCGCGGTCATCGGGGTGCGGGGGCAGTGGAGCAAGCTCAGCTACGACTTCTTCATGGGGGCGCCGATCCGCAAGCCTGAGGGGTACCGCACGGCCAAGACCACCTTCGGCTTCAATCTCAACGCAAGTTTCTGA
- the tnpC gene encoding IS66 family transposase: MPNTAHAPHTVDSLLRVVQARDAEVALLKLLVDKLKVQLLRQVRARFGASSEQLDDPQIALIADLPIHELAPIAQTPKAPAANSEGFDRSLPAHLPRENHVYRPETSDARRDAAGQACGCSACGGRLRQIGQDVSEQLEYVPSRFKVIRHVRPKLACMACESIFQAPAPSRPIARGVAGPGLLAHVLVAKYCDHQPLYRQSRIYAREGVPIERSTMAGWVGQSEKLLDPLVAALGRYVLAGSKLHADDTPVAVLSPGRGRTKTGRLWVYVRDDRSSASTDAPAAWLRCSPDRKGEHPQAHLKDFKGVLQADAYAGFAKLYAGGAIIEASCWAHARRPFWDLHESQGRAPGSVAEQALRRIGALYAIEADIRGRPPAERCRERQARAGPLLEELFAWLRGMLGQVSAKSELARAIGYTLTRLGSLTRYRDDGRIEIDNNAAERALRGVGLGRKNFMFMGSDAGGERAAAIYSLVESAKLNGLDPEAYLRDVLGRIADHPINRIDELLPWNIGGPQHIEQRLAA; encoded by the coding sequence GTGCCGAACACCGCCCACGCACCCCACACCGTCGACTCGCTGCTGCGCGTCGTGCAGGCGCGTGACGCGGAAGTGGCCCTGCTCAAGCTGCTCGTGGACAAGCTCAAGGTGCAGCTGCTGCGCCAGGTCCGGGCCCGCTTCGGTGCCTCCAGCGAACAGCTGGACGACCCGCAGATCGCGTTGATCGCTGACTTGCCGATACACGAGCTTGCGCCGATCGCGCAGACCCCCAAGGCGCCAGCCGCCAACAGCGAAGGCTTCGACCGCAGCCTGCCCGCGCACCTGCCGCGCGAGAACCATGTGTACCGGCCCGAGACTTCGGATGCACGGCGCGACGCCGCCGGCCAGGCCTGTGGCTGCAGCGCGTGCGGCGGCCGGTTGCGCCAGATCGGCCAGGACGTCTCCGAACAACTGGAATACGTGCCCTCGCGCTTCAAGGTGATCCGCCACGTGCGCCCCAAGCTCGCCTGCATGGCGTGCGAATCCATCTTCCAGGCGCCAGCGCCGAGCCGGCCCATCGCACGCGGCGTGGCCGGTCCCGGGCTGCTGGCCCACGTGCTGGTCGCCAAGTATTGCGACCACCAACCTCTCTACCGCCAGAGCCGCATCTACGCCCGCGAAGGTGTGCCCATTGAGCGCTCCACCATGGCCGGCTGGGTCGGTCAGAGCGAGAAGCTGCTGGACCCACTGGTTGCCGCGCTCGGGCGCTACGTGCTGGCGGGCTCCAAGCTGCATGCCGACGACACGCCCGTGGCGGTGCTCTCGCCCGGGCGCGGCCGGACCAAGACCGGAAGGCTCTGGGTCTACGTGCGTGACGATCGGTCCTCGGCGAGCACCGACGCGCCGGCCGCGTGGTTGCGCTGCTCGCCCGACCGCAAGGGCGAGCATCCCCAGGCGCACCTGAAGGACTTCAAGGGGGTCTTGCAGGCCGATGCGTATGCGGGCTTCGCCAAGCTCTACGCCGGCGGCGCCATCATCGAGGCTTCATGTTGGGCCCATGCGCGCAGACCGTTCTGGGATCTGCACGAGAGCCAGGGTCGGGCGCCGGGCTCGGTTGCCGAACAAGCGCTGCGGCGCATCGGTGCGCTGTATGCGATCGAGGCCGACATACGGGGGCGCCCTCCGGCCGAGCGATGCCGGGAGCGCCAGGCGCGGGCCGGTCCGTTGCTTGAGGAACTGTTCGCCTGGTTGAGAGGAATGCTCGGGCAGGTGTCTGCCAAGTCGGAGCTCGCGCGCGCCATCGGCTACACGCTCACGCGGCTCGGATCGCTGACGCGCTACCGCGACGACGGGCGCATCGAGATCGACAACAACGCCGCCGAGCGCGCGCTGCGCGGCGTCGGCCTGGGCCGAAAGAACTTCATGTTCATGGGCTCGGACGCCGGGGGCGAGCGCGCTGCGGCCATCTACAGCCTGGTGGAATCGGCCAAGTTGAACGGGCTCGACCCCGAGGCCTACCTGCGCGATGTGCTCGGGCGCATCGCGGACCATCCGATCAACCGCATCGACGAGTTGCTGCCGTGGAACATCGGTGGGCCGCAGCACATCGAGCAGCGACTGGCCGCCTGA